A window from Bufo bufo chromosome 1, aBufBuf1.1, whole genome shotgun sequence encodes these proteins:
- the PAQR5 gene encoding membrane progestin receptor gamma isoform X1: protein MLSWKLPRLLNVHQVPKVFHEDSIICGYRSPTCSATACILSLFQMTNETVNIWTHFIPTWYFLWRILALLSSLHDPFLWPLLVYLLSCCIYPLMSTCAHTFSIMSIQARHICFFLDYGALSMYSLGSAIAYSAYIFPDRWVNSPFHLWFVSWAVFNTVISTGMSCFSRLGIPVLHYNQHLIERFPEQARPRLSKVMRVTAFAYPYLFDSIPLFYRLFFCSGNDCTHNATLTMHIWHSIFAFLTGFLFATHLPERLAPGRFDYVGHSHQLFHVFGIMGTYFQMEALIMDMNLRKKWLLDHAVMPSLSGTLGAFCSAMVISLLLIAAFSWALYWKPKEQDKRKNF from the exons ATGCTGAGCTGGAAGTTACCCAGGCTGCTAAATGTACACCAGGTGCCCAAG GTATTTCATGAAGACAGTATTATTTGTGGATATCGTTCCCCAACATGCTCCGCCACTGCGTGTATCCTAAGTCTCTTCCAAATGACCAATGAGACTGTAAATATATGGACACATTTTATACCTACCTG GTACTTCCTATGGCGAATTCTGGCACTTCTTTCCTCATTACATGATCCCTTTTTGTGGCCACTTTTGGTCTACCTCCTGTCCTGCTGCATCTACCCTCTGATGTCCACCTGTGCTCATACATTCAGTATTATGTCCATCCAAGCGCGGCACATTTGCTTTTTCCTGGACTATGGAGCATTAAGCATGTACAGCTTGG GGTCAGCCATTGCCTACTCTGCATATATCTTCCCAGATCGATGGGTGAACAGCCCCTTCCACCTTTGGTTTGTATCATGGGCAGTTTTCAACACAGTCATCAGCACTGGAATGTCCTGCTTTTCCAG GCTGGGTATTCCTGTTCTGCATTATAACCAGCACCTGATAGAAAG GTTTCCAGAGCAGGCTCGTCCCCGACTTAGCAAGGTGATGCGGGTAACAGCCTTTGCATACCCCTACCTGTTTGACAGCATTCCATTGTTTTATCGG TTATTCTTTTGCTCGGGTAATGACTGCACACACAATGCCACCCTTACCATGCACATCTGGCATTCCATCTTTGCCTTTCTCACTGGTTTTCTGTTTGCCACACATCTTCCGGAGAGGCTTGCCCCAGGACGATTTGATTATGTGG GACACAGTCACCAGCTCTTTCACGTATTTGGTATCATGGGAACATATTTTCAGATGGAAGCGCTGATTATGGATATGAATCTAAGGAAGAAATGGCTTCTGGATCACGCTGTCATGCCATCACTATCTGGCACTCTGGGAGCCTTCTGCTCAGCCATGGTGATTTCTTTATTGCTTATCGCTGCTTTCTCATGGGCTTTGTACTGGAAGCCAAAGGAACAGGATAAAAGAAAAAACTTTTAA
- the PAQR5 gene encoding membrane progestin receptor gamma isoform X2, translating to MLSWKLPRLLNVHQVPKVFHEDSIICGYRSPTCSATACILSLFQMTNETVNIWTHFIPTWYFLWRILALLSSLHDPFLWPLLVYLLSCCIYPLMSTCAHTFSIMSIQARHICFFLDYGALSMYSLGSAIAYSAYIFPDRWVNSPFHLWFVSWAVFNTVISTGMSCFSRFPEQARPRLSKVMRVTAFAYPYLFDSIPLFYRLFFCSGNDCTHNATLTMHIWHSIFAFLTGFLFATHLPERLAPGRFDYVGHSHQLFHVFGIMGTYFQMEALIMDMNLRKKWLLDHAVMPSLSGTLGAFCSAMVISLLLIAAFSWALYWKPKEQDKRKNF from the exons ATGCTGAGCTGGAAGTTACCCAGGCTGCTAAATGTACACCAGGTGCCCAAG GTATTTCATGAAGACAGTATTATTTGTGGATATCGTTCCCCAACATGCTCCGCCACTGCGTGTATCCTAAGTCTCTTCCAAATGACCAATGAGACTGTAAATATATGGACACATTTTATACCTACCTG GTACTTCCTATGGCGAATTCTGGCACTTCTTTCCTCATTACATGATCCCTTTTTGTGGCCACTTTTGGTCTACCTCCTGTCCTGCTGCATCTACCCTCTGATGTCCACCTGTGCTCATACATTCAGTATTATGTCCATCCAAGCGCGGCACATTTGCTTTTTCCTGGACTATGGAGCATTAAGCATGTACAGCTTGG GGTCAGCCATTGCCTACTCTGCATATATCTTCCCAGATCGATGGGTGAACAGCCCCTTCCACCTTTGGTTTGTATCATGGGCAGTTTTCAACACAGTCATCAGCACTGGAATGTCCTGCTTTTCCAG GTTTCCAGAGCAGGCTCGTCCCCGACTTAGCAAGGTGATGCGGGTAACAGCCTTTGCATACCCCTACCTGTTTGACAGCATTCCATTGTTTTATCGG TTATTCTTTTGCTCGGGTAATGACTGCACACACAATGCCACCCTTACCATGCACATCTGGCATTCCATCTTTGCCTTTCTCACTGGTTTTCTGTTTGCCACACATCTTCCGGAGAGGCTTGCCCCAGGACGATTTGATTATGTGG GACACAGTCACCAGCTCTTTCACGTATTTGGTATCATGGGAACATATTTTCAGATGGAAGCGCTGATTATGGATATGAATCTAAGGAAGAAATGGCTTCTGGATCACGCTGTCATGCCATCACTATCTGGCACTCTGGGAGCCTTCTGCTCAGCCATGGTGATTTCTTTATTGCTTATCGCTGCTTTCTCATGGGCTTTGTACTGGAAGCCAAAGGAACAGGATAAAAGAAAAAACTTTTAA